One window of the Cryptomeria japonica chromosome 7, Sugi_1.0, whole genome shotgun sequence genome contains the following:
- the LOC131039805 gene encoding B3 domain-containing protein Os11g0197600 isoform X2, which translates to MEMFDGSPHFFKVMVGDFAHCLKRSPDLLRSSHRLMNTKLPVDLKRKSSADAENEVKKPKLSSQSHPSESPEHFHPSLTEKERQIVKSAKTKTEKKGGIQCHYVSSRRPVNATEKKKALEAAMSFVSENPFGLVIMSASMVYRLFRIRASNVFIDKIKLPRKRTEVTLVDPKKNEWPVRFLGDNPEPALIGGWRHFSIANNLEEGDACIFERVDDSKDKIKLNVHIFPVVKECSPYKFIKGSKRNDSLPSTTNKKTQVLRNDFATNSLRPEKGKCVKQEIEQLQGEKGKPSNESKFINLDKPKCKPSISERKAGCRRSLRLAQACHLSKCPKKELWDDMNVVILS; encoded by the exons ATGGAGATGTTTGATGGGAGTCCCCACTTCTTCAAAGTCATGGTCGGAGACTTTGCCCACTGTTTG AAGAGAAGCCCTGATCTTTTGAGGAGTTCTCATCGCTTGATGAACACAAAATTGCCTGTTGATTTGAAAAGAAAATCATCAGCAGACGCTGAAAATGAAGTGAAAAAACCCAAGCTTTCTTCTCAAA GTCATCCTTCCGAGAGTCCTGAACATTTCCATCCATCTCTTACCGAAAAGGAACGTCAGATAGTGAAATCTGCGAAGACAAAAACTGAAAAGAAGGGAGggatacaatgtcattatgtttcTAGCAGACGACCTGTTAACGCAACAGAGAAGAAAAAGGCCCTGGAGGCTGCTATGTCTTTCGTATCAGAAAACCCCTTTGGCTTAGTAATTATGAGTGCATCAATGGTATACCGACTGTTTAGGATT AGAGCATCAAATGTATTTATAGATAAAATCAAATTACCGAGGAAAAGAACAGAAGTGACTCTTGTGGATCCTAAAAAAAATGAATGGCCAGTACGATTCCTTGGAGATAACCCTGAACCTGCCTTGATTGGTGGATGGAGACATTtttcaattgccaataatcttgAGGAAGGAGATGCCTGCATTTTTGAGCGGGTAGATGATAGCAAAGACAAAATTAAACTTAATGTGCATATTTTCCCTGTTGTCAAAGAGTGTAGTCCTTACAAGTTTATTAAAGGAAGTAAAAGGAATGATAGCCTTCCATCAACTACAAATAAGAAAACACAAGTCTTACGCAATGATTTTGCAACCAATTCACTTAGACCTGAAAAGGGAAAATGTGTGAAACAAGAAATAGAACAGCTGCAAGGGGAGAAGGGAAAACCTAGTAATGAAAGCAAATTTATTAATCTGGATAAACCAAAATGTAAACCttccatttcagaaagaaaagcagGTTGTAGGCGTAGCCTGAGATTAGCACAAGCATGTCATTTGTCCAAGTGTCCAAAGAAAGAGCTGTGGGATGACATGAATGTGGTGATATTGTCATAA
- the LOC131039805 gene encoding B3 domain-containing protein Os01g0723500 isoform X1, producing MEMFDGSPHFFKVMVGDFAHCLSIPPAFARKLRSEIGNGQNGVLQGPKGMRWKVKIWCVDTKIVFFGAGWEIFIYQNAIEFGDFLVFKYICGMYFRVRIFGKNGCEKDIPNFLSAKIQNKCDSQKRSPDLSSTILRSSDHLMNKKLSAHLKSKSTADIPNFHSANIQNDCDSQKRSPDLLRSSHRLMNTKLPVDLKRKSSADAENEVKKPKLSSQSHPSESPEHFHPSLTEKERQIVKSAKTKTEKKGGIQCHYVSSRRPVNATEKKKALEAAMSFVSENPFGLVIMSASMVYRLFRIRASNVFIDKIKLPRKRTEVTLVDPKKNEWPVRFLGDNPEPALIGGWRHFSIANNLEEGDACIFERVDDSKDKIKLNVHIFPVVKECSPYKFIKGSKRNDSLPSTTNKKTQVLRNDFATNSLRPEKGKCVKQEIEQLQGEKGKPSNESKFINLDKPKCKPSISERKAGCRRSLRLAQACHLSKCPKKELWDDMNVVILS from the exons ATGGAGATGTTTGATGGGAGTCCCCACTTCTTCAAAGTCATGGTCGGAGACTTTGCCCACTGTTTG TCTATTCCTCCTGCCTTTGCTCGAAAACTTAGAAGTGAGATTGGAAATGGACAGAATGGGGTTTTGCAAGGTCCAAAGGGCATGCGATGGAAGGTCAAAATATGGTGTGTAGACACTAAAATTGTGTTTTTTGGCGCGGGTTGGGAAATTTTTATATATCAAAATGCAATAGAGTTTGGAGATTTTCTAGTATTTAAATACATCTGTGGGATGTATTTCAGAGTTCGGATATTTGGGAAAAATGGATGTGAAAAAGACATCCCTAATTTTCTTTCTGCGAAGATTCAAAACAAATGTGATTCACAGAAGAGAAGCCCTGATCTTTCTAGTACTATTCTGAGGAGTTCTGATCACTTGATGAACAAAAAATTGTCTGCTCATTTGAAAAGTAAATCAACAGCAGACATCCCTAATTTTCATTCTGCTAATATTCAGAACGATTGTGATTCGCAGAAGAGAAGCCCTGATCTTTTGAGGAGTTCTCATCGCTTGATGAACACAAAATTGCCTGTTGATTTGAAAAGAAAATCATCAGCAGACGCTGAAAATGAAGTGAAAAAACCCAAGCTTTCTTCTCAAA GTCATCCTTCCGAGAGTCCTGAACATTTCCATCCATCTCTTACCGAAAAGGAACGTCAGATAGTGAAATCTGCGAAGACAAAAACTGAAAAGAAGGGAGggatacaatgtcattatgtttcTAGCAGACGACCTGTTAACGCAACAGAGAAGAAAAAGGCCCTGGAGGCTGCTATGTCTTTCGTATCAGAAAACCCCTTTGGCTTAGTAATTATGAGTGCATCAATGGTATACCGACTGTTTAGGATT AGAGCATCAAATGTATTTATAGATAAAATCAAATTACCGAGGAAAAGAACAGAAGTGACTCTTGTGGATCCTAAAAAAAATGAATGGCCAGTACGATTCCTTGGAGATAACCCTGAACCTGCCTTGATTGGTGGATGGAGACATTtttcaattgccaataatcttgAGGAAGGAGATGCCTGCATTTTTGAGCGGGTAGATGATAGCAAAGACAAAATTAAACTTAATGTGCATATTTTCCCTGTTGTCAAAGAGTGTAGTCCTTACAAGTTTATTAAAGGAAGTAAAAGGAATGATAGCCTTCCATCAACTACAAATAAGAAAACACAAGTCTTACGCAATGATTTTGCAACCAATTCACTTAGACCTGAAAAGGGAAAATGTGTGAAACAAGAAATAGAACAGCTGCAAGGGGAGAAGGGAAAACCTAGTAATGAAAGCAAATTTATTAATCTGGATAAACCAAAATGTAAACCttccatttcagaaagaaaagcagGTTGTAGGCGTAGCCTGAGATTAGCACAAGCATGTCATTTGTCCAAGTGTCCAAAGAAAGAGCTGTGGGATGACATGAATGTGGTGATATTGTCATAA